The nucleotide window ACAGAAATGAAAAAATTTATCCCTTTGATCACAATTCAGTTGAGTGGGTAAAAGCTAATGGTGGATTGCATTCTAAAGAAGCAAGGTTAAATCCTTTAAGGTGTGTAGTATGTCACGAAGAAAAAGATAATGTCTGTTTAACATGTCACGGGGGCGGAAAATGAGATGTTTAAATTTTTTAATTATTTTCTCTCTTTTATTTTCATTCTGTTCAAAGAAAAATCCTGAGAAACCTGTAAGTTATCATCCTGAGAAATGGTATAGAATTCATGATGATAAAATTCGAAATATGGGTGGTAATTATGAGACCTGTTTAAGGTGTCATGCAATGGAAGGAGAATCTCCCTTTGAAGGTGCACCGGCTTGCAGAACCTGTCACACTTCAGAACCCTGAAATTAAATTTTTATTGTATTTAAATTTTTTAAAAAAGTTGGTAATATAACAAAAAGGTTCTTTTTAAAGTTAATAGGTATTAAAGGAAAAGTTTTTTGCTTAAATTTACAAATCTTAAAGAGGTGAAGATCAAATGATTTTATAAGAGGATGCGTATATTGAAATATTTTGAGAAAACTATAAAAGAACATTTTATAGGAACCACTCTTCTAAATCTTATTTTGAAAAAAATTTAATTTCTTATGGTTCTTTACATATGCTTGAATTTTTCTTTATTTAATGTTATAATAAAACCATCTTATCAATAACACCTTTTTTAAAAAAAGTAACAAAAGGAGGTAATATATATGACAAATTTTATAGTTATTTTTTTATATACTCAAACTCTTAGTTTTAATCCTTTTGTTCAGAATATTTTTAATCCAGATATTTCTTTGATTGCTGATTTTTCTTTTGTAGGTAGTGACATTAAAGATGAATGGAGGGAAGAACTTTTAATTCCAGAATTTATCGGTCATTTCCATTCACATATAGGTAAAAATAGGGGATTTAATTTCAATTATCTTGAGCTTGTCTTTTCAGCCTTTGTGGATCCCTATTTTGAATTATTTTCTATTAATACGATAAATCCCGAGCATGGAATAGAAATTGAGGAACTTTACGGTGATTTAAAATTTTTGCCTTCTGGATTTGGTTCAAGAATAGGTATTTTTAAAAGTGAAATAGGAAGGCATAACTTTAAGCATGCCCATTACTGGGATTTTTATGACTCACCAATAATATATGATGCACTTTTAGGTAGTGAAGGCTTAAGTGGATTAGGTTTAAGAATTACATATACATTTCCTTTTAATTTCTTTTTAAAGTTCGGGAGTGAAATTTTTCAAAATTCCTACGAAGAGCCTGTATCCTTTAATGCAGATGGTTTTAAATTTCTTGATAAGGAAATTGAATCTTTTCCAAAGCCTTCTCTTTTTACAGGTTATGTTAAGACATCCTTTGATTTTATTAATCATGTATTTCTTTTAGGAAGTTCTATTCTTTATGGACCCTCAAATATCTATCATTCAAATCATCATAAAGAGGCTTCTCACAATTATGCTATAAGTTCTCCAAGAACAGTTTTATATGGATTTGATATTACATATAAGTATATTATTGATGCTTATAGGTATATTTCCTTTGAAAGTGAATATTTAAGTAGAATTATTGATGGGAAATTATATCTTGTAAATGAAACAGATACAAATTCAGCGGTTGAGCATAATTTATATAAAATAAATTCTGGTTTTTATTCAGGGATAGTATTTAAGTTAAATAGAAGAATTAGAACAGGTTTAAGATTTGATTATCTTTTTAAGCCATCTGTTAAGATAGATGGAAATGTTTCTCAAAATGATATTAAAGATTTATATAAAATTTCTTTTATGGCAGAGTATAACTTTACTGAATTTTCAAGGATTAGGTTTCAGTATAATTATGATCATACAAAGTATTTTGAGGAAAAAGTGCGACCGATAAATGAATTTATTTTAAATATTAATTTATCGATAGGTGCCCACGGTGCACATATGTTTTAAAAGGGAGGTTAAAAATGTTAAATATTTTTATTTTGTTTTTTTCCTTATTAAAGGAAGAGCCAATAAGGGTTGTTGTAAGTTATCCATATATTGCTTCAATTGTTAAGGAAATAGGTGGAGATATGGTTGATATTACAACTCTTTCAAATGGAACAGAAGATCCCCATCATGTGGTGCCAAAGCCCTCTTTGATTGGAAAATTGAGAAGGGCAGATATTTTATTTATCAATGGAGCATCCCTTGAAATTGGTTTTTTACCGCCTCTAATTGAACAGGCAAATAATCCAAAGATAAATCCAGGAAGCAAATTTTTGATTGATTTATCACGGAAAATTGAATTAATTGATAAACCATTAAAAGTAAGTAGAGCTGAGGGTGATATTCATCCTGAAGGTAATCCTCATTATTATTTGAGTTATAAAAACCTTCCCAAAATTGCCGAAGGAATTTTGGAAGGGCTTATTTTAGTGAGACCTGAAAAAAGAGAATATTTTGAAAATAATTATAAAAATTTTATTGAAAAATATGAAAATAAGAAAAAAGAATGGGAGGATATTTTAAAAAGGATAAGTTCTTTAAAGCTTATTCAGTATCACAGAATGTTTAATTATTTGGCTAAAGATGGAAATTTTGAAATAGTTGCTGAAATAGAACCTAAACCTGGAATACCTCCTACAGCAAAGCATATAGAAGATATAGTAAATAAAGTAAAAGGGCAAAATTTTATAAAAATTGTAGGAGCTGTTTACAATGATATAAATACAATAAAAAAACTTTCAGAAAAGACAGGTATTAAGTATGTGATACTTCCTCATGATGTGAATAGTTTAAATGAGGTAAAGGATATTTTTTCTTTATTTGATACAATTTTTAAAAAACTTTCAGAGTGATAGATATTCTTTTTACGAGTTTCCTATTTGCGACTGTTTTAGTTGGTATTCATTCTTATTTTGGTATTTATATAATTGAAAGAGGTATAATTTTTACAGATCTTGCGATAGGACAGATGGCAGCAGTTGGAACTGCTCTTTCAATTTTGCTTTTCGGTGGTAAATTTTTCTATCCTATTTCTCTTCTTTTTTCTTTAATTGGAGCACTTCTTATTGCTTTAACTTCAAATAAAAAAAATTTAAGTCACGAGGCTTTCATAGGTCTTATATATGCAACGGGTATAAGTTTATCAATAATTTTATTATCAAAAAATCCTCATGGTATTGAAGAAGTTCAGAGGTTACAAGCAGCAGATATTTTATTTATAACAAAAATTGATTTAATAAAAACTTCAATACTCTATTCAATAATTGGATTAATTATTTATTTTGTTGTAGAAAGGATTAAGGGTTTGAAAAGGGAAATACTTTTTTTTACTTTATTTGCAGTTACTGTTACAAGTTCAGTAAATCTTGCTGGTGTTCTTATAGTTTTTGCAATCCTTGTTGTCCCGGCTTATGTGACCGGTTTTTTCGTTAAAAAATTTTCTTTGAGATTAATAACTTCATGGATATTTGGAATTTTTGTAAACATTATTTCAATTCTTATTTCTTATTTTTTAGATTTACCAACAGGTTATACTATTGTTGCTTTTTATTCCTTATTAGCAATTATTATTTCTATTTTTTTGAAATAGTTTTTTATTATGAATATTAATGAGTTGGTTAAGGAAATTTTTTCTTTGAATTCTCTTTTAGTTTTGACGGGTGCTGGTGTTTCGCAGGAAAGTGGTGTTCCTACATTCAGGGGTAAAGATGGATTATGGAAAAATTATGATGCAAAGGAACTTGCAACACCTCATGCTTTTGAAAAGAATCCAAAACTGGTATGGGAATGGTATAATTGGAGAAGAAAAATAATTTTAAAAGCAAAACCAAATTCTGCC belongs to candidate division WOR-3 bacterium and includes:
- a CDS encoding zinc ABC transporter substrate-binding protein, translating into MLNIFILFFSLLKEEPIRVVVSYPYIASIVKEIGGDMVDITTLSNGTEDPHHVVPKPSLIGKLRRADILFINGASLEIGFLPPLIEQANNPKINPGSKFLIDLSRKIELIDKPLKVSRAEGDIHPEGNPHYYLSYKNLPKIAEGILEGLILVRPEKREYFENNYKNFIEKYENKKKEWEDILKRISSLKLIQYHRMFNYLAKDGNFEIVAEIEPKPGIPPTAKHIEDIVNKVKGQNFIKIVGAVYNDINTIKKLSEKTGIKYVILPHDVNSLNEVKDIFSLFDTIFKKLSE
- a CDS encoding metal ABC transporter permease, which codes for MIDILFTSFLFATVLVGIHSYFGIYIIERGIIFTDLAIGQMAAVGTALSILLFGGKFFYPISLLFSLIGALLIALTSNKKNLSHEAFIGLIYATGISLSIILLSKNPHGIEEVQRLQAADILFITKIDLIKTSILYSIIGLIIYFVVERIKGLKREILFFTLFAVTVTSSVNLAGVLIVFAILVVPAYVTGFFVKKFSLRLITSWIFGIFVNIISILISYFLDLPTGYTIVAFYSLLAIIISIFLK